A single window of Nicotiana tomentosiformis chromosome 1, ASM39032v3, whole genome shotgun sequence DNA harbors:
- the LOC104105838 gene encoding importin subunit alpha-2-like: MSLRPSARTEVRRNRYKVAVDAEEGRRRREDNMVEIRKNRREESLQKKRREGLQPDQLHNVPVQTTSGEKLEMIPQLVAGVWGEDGNVQLEATSYFRKMLSIERSPPITEVIQAGVVPRFVQFLMRDDFPQLQFEAAWALTNIASGTSEHTKVVIDSGAVPSFVKLLGSPSDDVREQAVWALGNVAGDSPKCRDLVLSCGALAPLLAQFNPNAKLSMLRNATWTLSNFCRGKPQPSFDQTRPALPALQQLIHSTDEEVLTDACWALSYLSDGTNDKIQAVIDSGVCPRLVELLGHPSPSVLIPALRTVGNIVTGDDMQTQCIINHQALPCLLVLLNGNHKKSIKKEACWTISNITAGNKEQIQCVIEAGVFGPLVNLLQNAEFDIKKEAAWAISNATSGGTNEQIKYLVSQGCIKPLCDLLVCPDPRIVTVCLEGLENILKVGDVENLGEAGNINVYAQMIDDAEGIEKIENLQSHDNQEIYEKAVKILETYWLEEDDETMPPGDAPQQGFQFGGGNVSVPSGGFNFN; this comes from the exons ATGTCGCTGAGACCGAGTGCGAGGACGGAGGTTCGTCGGAACCGGTATAAGGTAGCCGTGGATGCGGAGGAAGGAAGGCGTAGGAGAGAGGATAACATGGTTGAGATTCGTAAGAATAGGAGAGAGGAAAGCTTACAGAAGAAGCGACGTGAAGGTCTTCAACCGGATCAGCTACATAATGTTCCCGTTCAGACAACCTCTGGCGAAAAG TTAGAGATGATACCACAATTGGTTGCAGGTGTTTGGGGCGAAGATGGCAATGTACAGCTTGAGGCTACTTCTTATTTCAGAAAAATGCTCTCAATCG AAAGGAGTCCCCCAATAACGGAAGTAATTCAAGCTGGTGTAGTTCCTCGTTTTGTTCAATTTCTTATGAGAGATGACTTTCCACAGCTTCAG TTTGAGGCAGCTTGGGCTCTCACAAATATTGCATCTGGAACATCTGAGCATACAAAGGTGGTAATTGATTCTGGTGCAGTCCCAAGTTTTGTGAAACTTCTTGGTTCTCCTAGCGATGATGTCCGAGAGCAG GCTGTGTGGGCTCTAGGAAATGTTGCTGGTGATTCACCAAAATGCCGTGATCTAGTCCTTAGCTGTGGTGCTTTGGCTCCCTTGTTGGCCCAATTTAACCCAAATGCCAAGCTATCTATGCTGAGAAATGCCACTTGGACACTTTCAAATTTCTGTAGAGGGAAGCCACAACCTTCTTTTGATCAG ACAAGGCCTGCTCTTCCAGCTCTTCAACAGCTAATACATTCGACCGATGAAGAAGTTTTAACTGATGCATGCTGGGCACTCTCATATCTTTCCGATGGTACAAAtgataaaattcaagctgttatTGATTCTGGAGTATGTCCCCGACTGGTTGAGTTGTTAGG tCATCCTTCTCCGTCGGTGCTGATTCCTGCTCTAAGGACAGTTGGAAATATTGTCACCGGAGATGATATGCAAACTCAG TGTATCATCAATCATCAGGCTTTGCCCTGTCTCTTGGTCTTGTTGAATGGTAATCACAAGAAAAGTATAAAGAAGGAAGCTTGTTGGACAATTTCAAACATTACAGCTGGCAACAAGGAGCAAATTCAG TGTGTAATTGAGGCTGGTGTTTTTGGTCCTCTTGTTAATTTGCTTCAAAATGCGGAGTTTGATATTAAAAAAGAGGCTGCATGGGCAATCTCCAATGCCACATCTGGTGGTACTAATGAACAGATCAA ATACCTTGTAAGTCAAGGTTGTATCAAACCACTCTGTGATCTCCTAGTTTGTCCTGACCCGAGGATTGTCACAGTTTGTCTTGAAGGGCTTGAAAATATTTTGAAGGTTGGCGATGTTGAGAATTTGGGTGAGGCAGGAAATATAAACGTGTATGCTCAAATGATTGATGATGCAGAAGGTATAGAAAAAATAGAGAATCTTCAAAGTCATGACAATCAAGAGATTTATGAAAAGGCTGTGAAGATTCTTGAGACGTACTGGTTGGAAGAAGATGATGAGACCATGCCACCTGGTGATGCGCCCCAACAGGGTTTCCAGTTTGGAGGCGGGAATGTCTCTGTACCATCAGGTGGATTCAACTTCAACTGA
- the LOC104105840 gene encoding proteasome subunit beta type-6-like gives MCIFIIDSDESHPSKTTTTTIVGVTYDGGVILGSTDIITQLTANVFLCHCALGADTQVLLEDARNFLDQETTATVAAEIVGMVLSAYDINNKKNMLQTGVLLGGWDKNGGGKIYEIGFSGVVMEKSNFGVGGHGAVDLNDFLEKEWKKGMTEEEAEQLVVKALSLNNNINSACGVQTASVNSKGFTTAFHPYGTLPINAEKLELEHMNEKYLGKLELEHANEKPLLEYIRAHLLLLLNINEGL, from the coding sequence AtgtgcatcttcatcattgattcCGACGAGTCCCACCCGTCAaaaaccaccaccaccaccatcgtCGGCGTCACTTACGACGGCGGCGTCATTCTTGGCTCCACTGACATAATCACACAGCTGACTGCGAATGTTTTCTTGTGTCACTGTGCACTTGGAGCAGATACACAAGTCCTTTTAGAAGATGCTCGCAACTTTCTTGATCAAGAAACTACTGCTACGGTTGCGGCCGAGATTGTTGGTATGGTATTATCTGCATATGACATTAACAACAAGAAAAATATGTTACAAACTGGTGTGCTACTTGGTGGATGGGACAAGAATGGAGGAGGCAAAATATATGAGATAGGTTTTAGTGGGGTGGTAATGGAGAAGTCTAATTTTGGTGTAGGAGGACATGGGGCTGTTGATTTGAATGATTTCTTGGAAAAAGAATGGAAGAAAGGAATGACTGAAGAAGAAGCTGAGCAATTGGTGGTGAAAGCATTGTCATTAAACAACAACATTAACAGCGCCTGTGGTGTTCAAACTGCGAGTGTAAACTCGAAAGGATTCACGACAGCTTTTCACCCTTATGGTACACTTCCTATTAATGCAGAGAAGTTGGAATTGGAGCATATGAATGAGAAGTACTTGGGAAAGTTGGAATTGGAGCATGCGAATGAGAAGCCATTGCTCGAATATATACGAGCACATTTACTTTTGTTACTGAACATCAATGAGGGACTCTAG